Proteins encoded in a region of the Zea mays cultivar B73 chromosome 4, Zm-B73-REFERENCE-NAM-5.0, whole genome shotgun sequence genome:
- the LOC100501942 gene encoding uncharacterized protein — protein sequence MKASIKFRDDERPLVRAKVPIVVLGLPFQSGLAAGRDLRELRFDVSTAFASGPALRLSYRPNDPALPFALAVRAGLGPLGSPARAPFALAAEFNLVAHDPSSSPAFFLRLKPRLGDFSLSHTLRSPAAAPAPRKAGEPGSDGRREVKPLDYMPPFTFTGSGLAADVAAAGTGSGVGALLSGMRLTTRSVLPLWGRASLRFNWGLRVPPELLAADGKGARAPVSKMPLLVMSKVCIEQSPRSVTGTKAGGRAPGPALASTDAASDGDAAFSLVRRQLESLSVDNMLLRRAVEDLRAEVRSSNSRAAPPAASAAGARGLGRVAATAPQMQAQTQTQPYHVTKPDHRARGAAREAAATPDDVSEELKKALEARLR from the coding sequence ATGAAGGCGTCGATCAAGTTCCGCGACGACGAGCGGCCGCTGGTGCGCGCCAAGGTGCCGATCGTCGTGCTGGGGCTGCCGTTCCAGTCGGGGCTCGCGGCGGGAAGGGACCTGCGGGAGCTCCGCTTCGACGTGTCCACGGCGTTCGCATCGGGCCCGGCGCTCCGGCTCTCGTACCGCCCCAACGACCCGGCgctccccttcgcgctcgccgtgCGCGCGGGGCTCGGCCCGCTGGGGTCCCCGGCACGCGCGCCTTTCGCGCTCGCCGCCGAGTTCAACCTCGTCGCCCACGACCCCTCCTCGTCGCCCGCCTTCTTCCTCCGCCTCAAGCCGCGGCTCGGCGACTTCTCGCTCTCTCACACGCTGCgctcccccgcggcggcgccagCGCCACGGAAGGCCGGGGAGCCGGGCTCCGACGGCCGGCGGGAGGTGAAGCCTCTGGACTACATGCCGCCGTTCACGTTCACCGGGAGCGGGCTCGCTGCCGACGTGGCGGCGGCGGGGACCGGCAGCGGGGTCGGCGCGCTGCTGTCCGGCATGCGGCTGACGACCAGGAGCGTGCTCCCGCTGTGGGGCCGGGCGAGCCTGCGGTTCAACTGGGGCCTGCGCGTGCCGCCGGAGCTGCTCGCCGCCGACGGCAAGGGCGCGCGCGCGCCCGTCAGCAAGATGCCGCTGCTGGTCATGAGCAAGGTCTGCATCGAGCAGTCCCCGCGCTCCGTCACGGGCACCAAGGCCGGCGGCCGAGCACCTGGACCCGCCCTGGCCTccacggacgcggcgtcggacggcgacgcggcgtTCTCGCTGGTGAGGCGGCAGCTGGAGTCGCTGAGCGTGGACAACATGCTGCTCCGGCGCGCCGTGgaggacctccgcgcggaggtccgcagcagcaacagcagggcCGCGCCGCCCGCTGCTTCTGCTGCGGGGGCCCGTGGCTTGGGCAGGGTGGCGGCGACCGCGCCACAAATGCAGGCGCAGACGCAGACGCAGCCTTACCACGTGACGAAGCCGGACCACCGCGCCCGGGGCGCCGCGAGGGAGGCTGCGGCCACGCCGGACGACGTCAGCGAGGAGCTGAAGAAGGCGTTGGAGGCCCGCCTGCGCTGA